The following coding sequences are from one Streptomyces sp. NBC_00536 window:
- a CDS encoding DUF5302 domain-containing protein — protein sequence MADTADTPEDTSPAAEAKRKFREALERNERNAQSQQAHQSRAKISGTSSGGSGKNKKVRRKTG from the coding sequence ATGGCAGACACCGCGGACACCCCGGAGGACACTTCCCCCGCCGCCGAGGCCAAGCGCAAGTTCCGGGAGGCCCTGGAGCGCAACGAGCGCAATGCCCAGTCCCAGCAGGCGCACCAGAGCCGTGCCAAGATCTCCGGCACCAGCAGCGGTGGCAGCGGGAAGAACAAGAAGGTCCGCCGCAAGACTGGCTGA
- a CDS encoding DUF1838 family protein encodes MNPADLFQAFVRTRASLDGAEVTFWWTGDVHAWSPDQPYRRVFGFEGLNVARLVTTDSGYELLTREAAFYLDPDTREIMETWEGKPVVHVWNDPANQRWRPFPVPLTRLGDQVCFSLEIPLAYPSPLPVERFPANSADDTYKALELFQFFAPATVFETDAPSVPSTMSWTRMSPWLPWMEQGQRPGGLTFHCRGRKLGSYMEVPERTRAYIAAHHPEFAHAPEAWSEPNETSWTYFRKLRDRGEL; translated from the coding sequence ATGAATCCGGCCGATCTCTTTCAAGCCTTCGTCCGTACCCGCGCTTCGCTCGACGGCGCGGAGGTGACCTTCTGGTGGACCGGCGATGTCCACGCCTGGTCCCCGGACCAGCCCTACCGACGCGTGTTCGGGTTCGAGGGGCTGAATGTGGCCCGTCTCGTGACCACGGACAGCGGCTATGAGCTGCTGACGCGCGAGGCCGCGTTCTACCTGGATCCGGACACCCGGGAGATCATGGAGACCTGGGAGGGCAAGCCGGTCGTCCACGTCTGGAACGATCCGGCCAACCAGCGGTGGAGGCCGTTCCCCGTCCCGCTGACCCGGCTCGGTGACCAGGTCTGCTTCAGCCTGGAGATCCCGCTCGCCTATCCGTCGCCGCTGCCGGTCGAGCGCTTCCCGGCGAATTCGGCGGACGACACCTACAAGGCCCTCGAACTCTTCCAGTTCTTCGCCCCGGCCACGGTCTTCGAGACCGACGCGCCGAGCGTGCCGTCGACGATGTCGTGGACCCGGATGTCGCCCTGGCTGCCCTGGATGGAGCAGGGGCAGCGGCCGGGCGGCCTGACCTTCCACTGCCGGGGCCGCAAGCTCGGTTCCTACATGGAGGTCCCCGAGCGGACCCGCGCGTACATCGCGGCGCACCACCCGGAGTTCGCGCACGCCCCGGAGGCGTGGAGCGAACCGAACGAGACCAGCTGGACCTACTTCCGCAAGCTCAGAGACCGGGGCGAGCTGTGA
- a CDS encoding hotdog fold domain-containing protein, whose product MVPAGRNGYPGVAFGGYVAGVLAGRAAAKTVRVDFRRPTPTGTPLGLAQTPDGGSELTNGVLVLAVATPAEAAAEAPGAPSWDEALAAAEAYRAAPPDEVSDCFGCGLGRTPDTGLRLHCGRVPGREIVATAWTPGAGLLAADGTLPPELVWAALDCPGNAAGRLLGSQRAGAVTASLTARLLGPVPAAGGLISYAWLLGESGRKHRVGTALATAGGEVLAVGEALWVDPRS is encoded by the coding sequence ATGGTGCCGGCCGGGCGCAACGGCTATCCCGGCGTGGCCTTCGGCGGCTATGTGGCGGGCGTACTGGCCGGGCGGGCGGCCGCGAAGACCGTACGGGTGGACTTCCGGCGGCCGACGCCCACCGGCACCCCGCTCGGCCTCGCGCAGACCCCGGACGGCGGGAGCGAGCTGACGAACGGGGTACTGGTCCTGGCCGTGGCCACCCCCGCCGAGGCGGCCGCGGAGGCCCCCGGTGCGCCCTCCTGGGACGAGGCCCTGGCCGCCGCCGAGGCCTACCGCGCGGCGCCGCCGGACGAGGTGTCCGACTGCTTCGGCTGCGGGCTGGGACGCACGCCCGACACGGGCCTGCGGCTGCACTGCGGCCGGGTGCCGGGCCGGGAGATCGTGGCCACCGCCTGGACCCCCGGGGCCGGGCTGCTCGCCGCGGACGGCACGCTGCCGCCCGAGCTGGTGTGGGCCGCGCTGGACTGCCCCGGGAACGCGGCGGGCCGGCTCCTGGGCAGCCAGCGCGCCGGAGCGGTGACCGCCTCGCTGACCGCGCGGCTGCTGGGTCCCGTACCGGCCGCCGGCGGGCTCATCTCGTACGCCTGGCTGCTCGGGGAGTCCGGCCGCAAGCACCGGGTGGGTACGGCGCTCGCCACGGCCGGGGGCGAGGTGCTGGCGGTCGGCGAGGCCCTGTGGGTGGACCCCCGCAGCTGA